ATGTTTGtagtaagttatttgaataaaactaaattatgcagagtttttttttacaactcatgtacaataaattaaaataaatattatattttttttatattaattttgacccCCCTAACAAATAATCCTAGCTCCGCCCCTTAGTGAAACCCAGGAACATGAGCAGCCTACTGTACCTGTTTTCCAAATTATACAGTAGCTCTAAATGACCCAGAATATGAATTGGATAGATAATGCAAGAACAATCGAGTCAGCTATAAAGTAAtgaatacaacaacaataaatctGGTATTAATACCCAATCTGAAGGAGAGAGGTCAGTATATGTGtgtattaaaagtaaaatcgTATTTTTAGTTTAGCTTATATAAAtctctttgtatttaggttaaaataACACTTTAAAACATAGCGATTAATAAAAACTCCTTCtctcttatatttatattttgagttaatttggaTTCTTTTAACAATTAGTAATGACAGTAATAGTAATAGCAGTtagtaataatgataaaaataatgatactaataattatagtaataatttattatttagcaTTGTATTTAATAGGGAATGAGTTtcactaatttttaattttttgtattttatatttaataactcAAGGTATGAGTTTGaaaaattgagttgtttgatgtctttttttttattatttgtcaaaaaaacatttatttaatcgtctaatattattttttaaaaataaaaaataaaactctataatttttttaaatttcttttccattGCGTTAATATAATCACATAACTTATTCTACAAGTTTTGCGGATAACGCATGACTTGCTTTTTATTACTTAACTTACGTATTTACAATATTATATCAAGTTTACTTTatcctgaatttttttatctatttctttATTCAAGTACATACTACCAATAGTTTccccatgtttttattttttttatttgtttattattgttgtcaatttttgtattgtttaactaaaataaaatctatttattcAGCTTGATCAGGCTATAATTTAAATCATACAAtaactggatttttttttctcacaaagAAAACGGGCCCCAAAATTTGTTCGCATGCTTGGGGAGTGGATCTAGTTTCTGAGGTGGTTGCTCCACAGCTCCAAGCTTGGAGGAGGGGGGGTTTGACCTGCTTTACATTttcagaaattttattttttttaattatgttatattaaaaataaattttaaaaaatattattttaatatatttttaaataaaatttacctTATAAAGCACCAGTTTCTCCGACAACTTCTACTTCAACAAGTCCCATTCCTATAGCCACCATCTCTACACCTGATTTCTGTATCTGTGCATTACAAATCATTAGCCACTACCACTACAAGATTTCTGGTGTTCGGTGGCACCAGCATGGCTTCCGTGGTGATCTCGCGTAGACTCTCTCCTAAGTCACTAAAACCCTCTCCTCCATCTATTTCCTCCCTTTTCATCTCCCATAGACCCCAAAACCAGACCCTTGATTCTAAGTCCACTCTTCCTCAACGACCCTTAAACCCTAATCTCAATCTCTCTAATTCCTTGTCAAGCTCTCCTGCTGGTTCCTCCATTCTTGAACACCATACAGATCCAAAACCCACAAATCTCACTCTCAATTTTATTAGATCACACTCTTATTCAGGTAATAAAACCAAAGATCATGACTTTATTCGGTCAACAATGAAAAACCCTAGAATTTTCTCTGCACATAGTATTGGACAAGCCCAAAATTCAGTTCAAAAGCCTGGTTTCAAGCAGAAGGTTTCTATTTTTGCAAAACCCATGAATTCAAGTTTggattttaagttaaaaaatccTAGATATATTGTGTTATTGAACCCAAAGCACAGATATTTTTCAAGTTCAGGTTCATCATCAGATTCTGATGAACCCCAAAACCAAAGTGAGTACCCAAGTCAAAACCCTGATTTCAAACACCAAGAAATTGAGGGTCCAACTGCAGAAAGAGACCTCTCAGCTTTAGCTAATGAGACCAGAGAGGTTTTAGAAAGGACGATGAAGAACATATATGGTTTGAGCAGAGCAGTTGCTGTTCTGGGTCTGGTTCAACTTGTGCTTGGAGCTTGGATTTCTTATGTTACTAAAGCGACACCAATGACTGAGGTGTCAATTCAAAGTTTTGTGGCATTCGGATTTCCTTTGACGTTGGCATTTAAGTTGAGGCAAACATTGAAGCCAATGCTCTTCTTCAAAAAGATGGAGGAGCTAGGTAGGTTGCAAATTTTGACTTTGACTCTTCAGGTTACTAAAAATTTGAATATCTTCTTTGTGAGGCTTCGTGGGGTTTCTTTCTTGTGTATTGCTGGGATGTCTGTTGGATTGTTGTTCACTCTACTGTCAAGATGATTTCttccattttgaatttttaattgtcAGTTATCGTTATAAACAAATGTACTTCTCATGGTtggattttcttcaatttcagtCTGTGTAGCTCATCTTCATGTGTGCATGAGTCTTGAATCTTTAGTCCTTGGACGTTTTCATTAGTTAATTTGATAGTGTCAGCTATTTTTCTACTCTAGCTTCATTTTCTCCTTGGCTTGGCTCTTAGGTGAGCTTTTAACTGTCACGAATTGAGGATATATTCATGTTGTTGGTCAGGGGTTGTCCAAACTTCCAAACAGGTCCAAGTGGATTCTTTCCCTTTTTAACTGCTTGGCTAATTTGGACCGAACAGCTCGCTTTTGATTGCTTCCTGTTTTGCAATTCAGTAACCTGAGGGAAAAGGGGCCTCCGTAAGTCACTCTGAAACGATATGAACAAGAGAGGGACGAGACTGAGCATAAAACgttcttttttattgaaaatggaGCTCAAagcccttttaaaaaaaaactttaactcaatcgtgttaaaatataaaattgaatacaAACTCATTAGAGGGTTACTGATTGTCCAATGATCTTTATCAAGGGTGTTTTTTGACAAATCGAATTTGGCTAACCGGTTTGCCGTTGCCTTAGCTTCACGAAAAGCATGTTACTTTAACTACTCACTCTCGTGTCAGCAAATCCTTTGTTTTGGATATCAGCAAAATTTACGTCAACTTTTTTAGATTCCTGTGTTATGAGATTAGCCACAAGCATGGAATTTGACTTTAGAATTAGCTTTCGATTACGTAAAATCTAAGCAAGCTCAGGACCTTTTAATAGTGCCCATAATTCTACTCTGACAGATGAACAGATGCTCATGTAGATTGTGAAACCCTCAATCCAAGAACCGAGCCAATCTCTAATCAAAGCCTCCCGCATGTCCTGGGTGCTCTTCGCTACAACCATCCACATTTAGAAGGTGTTTGGAGTTGCACCTGCGGGTGTAATTATGTTAAAACGGAGTTGTATATAGTTTGGCTAGATAtgtactatatttttttatgcatatggGTCCCACAAAAACTGAGCCTCAAtttctaaaaatcaattttcatttgctttttgATGCATTCTCTCTCTTTGATAGCACTTTCTCTCACCTTCaccgacaaaaaaaatttgcagaGGAGAAAACTatcggaaaaaaaaatatcaaaatggcCCACAGATCTGAAAATCCTGCCTCCTATTCTAACCATTTCTAAGATATATCATTATTATCTCATTCCCAAATTTTTCAGCCTTGTTATTCCTTTC
This genomic interval from Populus alba chromosome 1, ASM523922v2, whole genome shotgun sequence contains the following:
- the LOC118047064 gene encoding uncharacterized protein, with amino-acid sequence MASVVISRRLSPKSLKPSPPSISSLFISHRPQNQTLDSKSTLPQRPLNPNLNLSNSLSSSPAGSSILEHHTDPKPTNLTLNFIRSHSYSGNKTKDHDFIRSTMKNPRIFSAHSIGQAQNSVQKPGFKQKVSIFAKPMNSSLDFKLKNPRYIVLLNPKHRYFSSSGSSSDSDEPQNQSEYPSQNPDFKHQEIEGPTAERDLSALANETREVLERTMKNIYGLSRAVAVLGLVQLVLGAWISYVTKATPMTEVSIQSFVAFGFPLTLAFKLRQTLKPMLFFKKMEELGRLQILTLTLQVTKNLNIFFVRLRGVSFLCIAGMSVGLLFTLLSR